Genomic window (Culex pipiens pallens isolate TS chromosome 3, TS_CPP_V2, whole genome shotgun sequence):
AATAGCgtcaaaattgagaaaattctctaaaactttctctaagaaagtattgtgctatcttgcccctgtcaaaagatacagcgtcctcaaaactcgtcgaaaacgtgttttttactcggaaatcacgttttagacgagttttaatgacgctgtatcttttgacaggagcaagatagcacaatactttcttcgagaaagttttagagaattttctcaattttaacgctattgaattggtttgaaaactttagtggaaaataaaaatgataaaaatcaaaatgtaaaaagagggttttcccatactaattcccatacaaaattgaaatgcaatgcgcaaagtgtggatgcaaccaatcgctcccaaatttcagGGAGTTGTTTAGGGGCCTAAAAGCAACCGAATAAaacatgttctgaaaaatcgaccaTCTCGAGCCATCCTATTGTATACTTTTCTAAACCCcaaaaaatctagtactttgttcggaaacaacatcaagtctgtttgtcccatcgttgcatttctacgcataattgtcctaccaagtattttctttcacggaatcattagtttttcaagAATGCTGTATAGCAAGAGGACAACAACTCAGaatgataaactgctaactggggtgattagggacgTATAGGGCGAACAGaataattatgcgtagaactaCAATCGGTCAAAGAATTTCAATCGCCTTTTTATcagttgtacttttttgaacctGGGACAATTATGCATGGAATGGCATGAATATCAATccttttaatttaattgatattATATCCATTCAACTGATCCTGATCCCCACATTCGAAAAGTGCACGAGCTACAAAAACGTCCAACGGTTTattattatgcaaaatttgctaaattctccaaaacaaaatactttcaaaagcatacAATTAAGTTTTACAGCTTAAGTCTGATAACTcatgaagaatacatgcaaacccctcatttttatttattttttgtctccTCTACAACATTGTAAAACATTAGTAGAAGAGaatggggagacttgatccactttttttttatcgcaAATAGCTCTCTCAAATTATCACAACCTCATGAAATTTTTGCATGAGTtgaaagcttaaaaaatcaactattttggctgataagggtattcgATCAAATGAGTTCTTTGAATAATGCCAaacgtaaaaaatataaaacggcattattaaaatattagacGTAACTCCCtaaagacattttttaaatacagtacttgttcggtaactgggctgagaacgtagccgaatgctgctcgctaactgggctgaacgaaaaataacgagggaaccaccgatgcataatactTTTctgttgaaatataaaaataaaagttactcaaatttatttacaatgcttacttttcttatttctttaattgtgacttgaaattaaataaaagtttgaacaaagttttttttttattgaacaggCTTTTGGCATCCATCTACCCCTCGGTCATatcagtttgttttggttttttgacggtTGCCTGCTTTTCAACTGGGCTACAGCCCAGtcatcgagcgcccagttaaaaagcagcccaattaaacaacgcccagttaccgaactaCTCTAcacataacaattttttttggaatcagCGAATCGGACGTCCAATTTGCCATCTAAATCTATCTCTTTTCGATTCGTAAACAGAGACCAAAATAACCCCTAAAAAGCAAAGTATCACGGAATTCGAAGACAACTTCGAGGTTCGAGGCAACTTGTtcagatttcgtgtgagttggcgaagaatgaCACGTGTGCAAACACTAATTGTATCATTACAACTTAGtattgtttcatttttgatAATCAACAACTACGGACAacggtctgaatagggacagcacgtttaagagcacttaaaagcttcaaatttggaaataaatgCACACATTTTGTTGCACTGATGACGATACtatcttcttgatttttttgtattcgtTTTCGTTCAAAACTAACTTGTGTCTTCATCTCATCTTTTTTATCAGTTTCCAATTCCAGAAGGCTTCAAACTCTATATTActcaataaaacataaaatattgttGCTGGTGCTGTTCTTCTTCCACCTCCGCAAACACTACTGCACTAAATCATAACAACAAATCTTTTTACGATGCGTTTTCCACGCACCTCTGCAGctgcaaacataaacaaacagcCGCCGCAACCAGGCCAGAACCCATTCACAAGTGCCCAAGATGCTGACTGCTCACTTCGGCCACATGTGCCCTGCGCGCGGTTACAAAACCATCTTCGTTGTAAAGTTTACGCTTTGCCCCCTTTCACTGCCTCCACACTCTTTCTGGACTCGATATAATTAGTGTCGACAGTCGGAACTGAGTAATTTCCGTGCGATCTAAAAATAGCCCACCCCCACGACTCTCCCTTTGAATGGGAGGTTGCACCCAAATCTGATCTTCCTGTGGCGTCGCGACGCCAATTTCACCTTGATCCCGACCGTTCACCATTCACGAGTTTGCACGCTTTCACGGGTGTTTGTGCATCTGCCACCACTTGCCGCCACCGCGCACAAATTTGCTAATAATTTTTATCTGCTCTTTTCTTTTTGCATGTTGTTTTgcttttccaaaattaaaaaccgAAGAATTTTGGCCACTCTGCCACCCTCGCGAGCGCACACACGCAATCGTATTTGGTGGCCGATTTCAACACtctataaataaattataaaatcgcCGCACGATTATGAATTGGTCTGGCCACGAGATCACAAGCCACACGACAAAAGCAATTTCACGAAATATAATATCAAACAACCAGCACCCAAAAACAACGGCTTCACGCAACAAAGAACACGTCCCGAGGTCTTCCAAAACTCCCCCAATTTTCGCCAATCCACGGAACGCCCTCCCTCCGCACGATCGCTCTTTTATTGGCCTTAAATCGTTGTTGATATTACCGAGCGATCGTCGATCGACTGGATCGATCGATCGTTACACCAACACTCGAACTCGCTGCGTGGAATCTCGCGGCCACTAACCGTACGAATCGATTGCTTCCGCCGCCGGGATCCAAAACCAAACTTTGCTTCCTATGTGTAATCCCCGGCCACTCACTCACGACTCACGGACTCCGATCTTGGTctggtttggtttggttgacTTGGTCGGCTATGTACGGTACACACAACACAGGGAAGAGAGCGATTATGGACCACGAACGACGTCAAGTGAGCAAACCGCACGAGAATCTCGTGAATTTGCTCACTCACCGCACAAACATGGCTGGGGACGATCGTAATGAAGAGAGGAGAGTGCAATTTGCTTGGCTGGATGAAAACATGTGGAAGAGACGCGATTGCGCGACGGATGATCGTGCTTTGTTGACTAAAAAACGTTGCTAACGATAGGTAACCTATAAGCTTAGTAGCGTCGTTCAACGGAAGCTGGACAGTTAGGGACATTCTATGGGAAACGTGACAAGACTTGTGATTTTTTAACCACCATGCGACTCCATGAAATATATTGCACTATAGCAATTAGAAGGAGACGCATGATGTCTTATCATTTAAAATCATCTgtgcgattttttttctatcaatttaatgaaaatgatATCCAATTTAAAATGTGAGTCACAGTTGGATAGGAATTTGTTAGGCCGTTCAAAAGGGTCAAAAACTTTGAAGATCTAAGGGTTTCAGTGCCCAAAtttttctttcgattttttttttatttctcgtgGAGTTTCACAAGGTCGTTTTGCTTTTGTGGCAATTATGAGGTCAtgattcgattgtccgaagcCTTTCGAACTTGGGATAATTGAGGCTTtagatcaggggtgctcaaaggtTTTTAATGGTGGGCCAATTTTATAGCTCACacgagcttgcgggccaaatgcgaaaaaaacgtttatttgaaagaaaaaatacggtatttcaatctataaaaataataagtacacgtttattgaaattttatgtattcTTTTGACGTCATTTTTCGTAATTTGGTTATAATAGCACAATAAAAGTGACAAGACTTGTGATATTTTGGCAGTACgcggccgaatggttacgctgtccgctttgtaagcggatgattctgggttcgattcccatctgctgcaaccttccatcggatgaggaagtaatatgtcggtcccggccttggttgttaggccgtttagtcattccaggtgtaggagtcgtctccatgccataagtacaaacaacacaccaaaccaagcctactccgatggaatcgctggcggcggttggactcgcaatccaaaggtcgtcagttcaaacactgaggcggaaggttccttggagtagaaagaggtttgggtactctccccattcaagccttcggactcctaggttcgagcagaaacttgcaatagagaccacaaaagacccggtggtcgttaatgtggatggtttgatttttttttttttttttttgagcacagtaattaaatttttccaaccattattattattaaaattaacaaaccccaaaaatattttaaaaatattcataagCTTTTGATTTTCATGCTTCATCAAACATTGAAATCCGGTTACACAATATTTTAGTAAGAAGTTTGTATCCACGGGCTGAGCAAGGTCGATGGATGGTAAAGCATTTTATGCCTGAAGAcaatcattattattattattttattattttagaagAAGTTACACAAACTCGTTCGTTGTTTTTCGAcacaaactttgtaaaatagcgcaattttaattttaaataaagtgcaACTATTATGATAAACtatggaaaaaaatcaccaatcaaatcaattttggtCTGCCTGTTTCAGATGTCAAGCACTCAGATTCATGACCCAAATTTCGCAAAGTAGAAAGAAgtagaaaaatgtttgactaaaattttgatgtgaATGTGAAATTGTCTTATATACTTAACAACATAATATATATTTCGAGTAATCGAAATATAGATAAATCATTGATTTGtactacaaaaacaaaaatggttcacaataaaaagttaaaactaaacctttttttttagaattaccAAATCACTTTATTggaccattttacatgatcttcAAAAACTggtccgcgggccatactttggtcacccctgctttAGATAATCTTATCTGGACTGTAAAACCAATGAAtggattttcatcaaaatctttGAACTGTTTGAGGACCTTCAGTatgtttaaacattattttttctacatttttaaaaatatactttaatttttcaaaaagattcagATTTTGTATTGCAAAACTAAAGAATttgaaatgaagaaaattttagtgaattccgATTACAATAAGAAACACCATTCTAAATTTTAtcgtttccattttttttagatttctgaggCATTGGACAGACATGTTTGAGAGATGTCTgtgtgttttgtatttttttttgtttactttttcgtttttatttctAAACCCACTCTTTCAAAAAgcgcaaaaaatttaaataaatataaaaaaggcATAGTtacaacatttgcatggaaaaaggtTTTAATATGCATTGTGctttagttcagttgttttgcaatcattagttttccaaaaatgtaagatttgacgaaaacaaaaaaaaattgcgaaaaaaaaactgtttgcgacagtgaacatcaaaaattttcaaaaatctaaaagatttttaaaacaaccaaaacatgcttaaaatgattctaaacgcaggagaatgagaatgagagaAATGCATGATTCAGCTGAttggaaccatccataaaccacgtggactggggtatatttttatattttttcgaaaaaatccattgttcaaaacatgtttttatttacaggtggctaacggctgacaatttcattggttcgaaggttgtttatatggttttttggtgcgccgaatcgaatgagaacattgccgtaagggtttgttcaaaaattacgtccatgaatagggggaggggggggggtctggggtttgtgacagcccatgttaaaggtataggaaaagtgcgtgacaggggggaggggggggggtctgaaatcccgaaaatctctggacgtaatatttgaacaaaccctaacgatttgagaacatgtgcatctagtgggacagtttcagcgagaattgctcagttgttAATTGCGggtgggtcattccacctgaagtgtgcaagaaaaaatgcaaatttgaaaattaccatcttcgattctgctcaaatttggcagagctgttgagactatcaaaacatgcaaaaatcccgaatttcatccaaatcggaccaccccctccatttttgtaccctcccaaaaaatcgactttttggcgattttcgaGCGAAACCcatatcttcaaacgacgataactcaggaaccacacatCTTAGAGGGCCAGTCTTAtattcaattttgaaggaaattggacgtagaatccatttccgtgatcaaaatttagattaaaatattttttctacctgtattgcgcaattgaaaacttttaatcgccgtatctcaaaacagccctatttatttttttaatttgacctcaccatcgtattcctcgtccgattttacataagaatcacttatcgacagaaaggaatatgtttcgttccagagatatcgaattttaatgtttttagtatttgagattacctgtttttggtttatttgccgcatctgctagaagcactctggcgcgctgatcaataactgctacctggttatttattgaaataagatttcatcccaaataatcattagcaaattggacaaaaaatgaatgtacaccactgtaggaaaaagctgtataatcttaaattaaaaaaaatagtatacggTGAActtgtgtgctagcccacaggacagagcaagaacgacacgcaatacagggcagaatggaattcccacAGTGCTAGCAtgaaattgcaattgatcttgtaagtaaaatgtagaaaaagtttacgatacattatcgtgttaaaaatgatgaatcaacatgaataaaactctcgttaaggaggaggatttcgggaaagtataaaactgaaaaatgttagaaaatcacaaagattaatctgatttattatctgattaagatcaacttcagtggtgttgatttcgacaccgtccgaacaataatctttttttttttttttgtcaaccatttcgaaatcttggaagacgatacagctgctgtccacatgtagCAGAAgtatataattttgtttttgaaattaaatgtatcagaattgaaaaaaaatcatcaattattcagatgaaactggctcacaacATAAAAATCGgattaatatgatcaatctttcaaaccgtaaggcagattttgggttttttttgctgaatggcactatttcgcaaccgcacatggcaaaagttctagaacccatgagaattatttcatctactacagccagctctacatttgttctcgcttcaaataaagaaaataatttgattaagtGGGAAGGAATGaagaattaggaaaaatatgaaaacaatagaaaaatgataatttttttaaaaatatattgtaaaaacgttgtagcatttgcaaataaatattaaaagttcaaattttacttaatatggtacGATGACACTGTaatcaggaaaaacagtgcattaaaaattacccaatagattgttcaaggtattgattatctcaaaatcgtataaaatttgagcagaatcggagatggtaattttcaaatgctgttccgcttcagatggaatgacccatatgggtCCCGCtgtgctagcaggaaattgaaattgatgttgtaagtaacacttaagaaaaagtgtacaatACATTATcgtatcaaaaattatgaattaacatgaataatactctcgtgaagcatgattaagcaagaggatttctggaaagtataaagctgaaaaaagtaagaaaatcacaaagattaattaACCGTTCgaacaattatcttttttttttgtcaatcatttcgaaatcttggaagacgatacagctgctgtccacatgtatcagaagtatatggtttcgtttttgaaattaaatgtaccagaattgaaaaaaaaatcatcaatttttcagatgaaactggttcacaatataaaaatcagtttaatatgatcatgctcaatctttcaaaccgtaaggcagattttggggtttatTGCTGAAtgacactattttgctaccgcacatggcaaaagctctagaacccatgagaattatttcatctactacatccagctctacatttgttcttgcttcaaataaaagaaataatttgataaagtgggaagaaatgaggaattaggaaaaatatgaaaacaatagattttttttttaattgtgttgtaaaaacgttgtagcatttgcaaataaatattgaaagttcaaattttacctaatatggttcaatgacactgacatcaggaaaaacagtgcattcaaaattacccaataaatattccttaaacaaaaaatagattgttcaaggtattgattatctcaaaatcgtataaaattataaaaataattcatcttacagaacaccaggtagtaattattgatcagcgcgcccgagtcCTTCTAGCATAtgtggcgagtgtagctaatttaggtaatctcaaatactcaaaactttaaaattcgatatctctggaacgaaacatattcctttctgtcgataagtgattcttatgtaaaattggacggggaatacgatgttgaggtcaaatttaaaaaataaatagggctgttttaaGATACCGccattcaaagttttcaattgcgcaatacaggtagaaaacatactttaatccaaattttgatcacggaaatggattctacgtccaatttccttcaaaattgagtctaagaccgactctctaagatttatggttcctgagttatcgtcgtttgaagataggggttttgctcaaaaaaaagccaaaaagtcgattttttgggagggtacaaaactgGAGGGggaggtccgatttggatgaaattcgggatttttgcatgttttgatagtctcaacagctctgccaaatttgagcagaatcggagatggtaattttcaaatggtgttccgcttcagatggaatgacccggGTACAAATGCTAtgaaaaagtgtcaaactaaaaagtgaccaacgACCGGGGTTTGAGTAGAGactcaaaaaagattttttataggTTCCCTAGGTTTGAGAGTATCTTGTTGCGTATGATGGAAAAGCATGGTGGTTTatgttttcatgaaaattgtgaagAATAATGCGTCTCCATCAAGTGAATAGGCAGCGATATTTGTGTTGTTCGTCTGATGATTATCATTGTTATTTGTTCGATATGGCGCCATCCATAGATGACGTAGCATTATATGAAAATAATGGTaagaaaggggtcaagaaaagttgcaaatgggcagcagcggtagcGGAAACAACCCAGAGGGGGTGAAGATAGTCCCAAGCGAAAAACCCCCTCTCGCATGTTTTGTTGTTCAAAAAGCTATTTTTGCCCAATCCTTCTACGATTCTAGGGGATACCGTCGACCTAGGCTTTGGGCTCGCAGGAGAAGGTCAAGTTTCTAAAGCAGGCGTCTTACTCTTTTTGTCGGAATCGGTGGAACTGGCTTCCGCCAAACCGGTCGCGCTGTGAGGTGGGAATGTCTCTTTCATTTACGACGCTTCGCAAGACATTTTTGGGTTGTCTTTGACGGTAAGTTGTAACCCACCGAATTGCCGCACTTTTACAAGATGTGCCAGAAGAAAATGCGGATTTGGCACTAAGGAACCTCTCAACTGCTTGTTACGTGTAGTGTTGCATGTACGGAATTAAATTGAAAAGGGATGGTTCATTCAAGAATTGTAACGAACGGTCAAAATTATCAAGGAACGGAAAAACGCAGTCAGCTGATGATAAccacaaattttatttgtacaCTTTAATCTTCACAAACATACATTTGCGAGTTCTCCGCCTAATCCTTCGCAGTTTTCGCTCGCTTCACTTTCACCTCTGGCGATGAGGAACACTCATCTCCATCGTCCCTATCGGCTTCCCCTTTCACGTCCATCCAGTGGACCTTTTTCTTATGATTGGTCAGTTCCCAGTTTTGGTAGAAGCGCTCGTTCGGACAAACATCGCAGGCAAACGGGCGCTCGCCGGTGTGGTTCCGCCGGATGTGCACCTGCAGTTTGGTGTTGCGCTGGTAAACCTTGTCGCAGTATTCACATTTATACTTGTGAATGCCTTCGTGGGCCAGCTGGTGGACGTTCCGCGCCGAGTACGTTCCAAAGGCCTTGTCGCATTTGGCACACTTGTACGGCTTTTCTCGCGTGTGCACTTTTCCGTGATGGACCTGGTTAAAAAGGATAAGATAAGGACATTTTGAGGATGATTgtaaatagtttttgttacTTACCAGATGAGCCTTGGATTTGAAGCGACTTTCACACACTTCGCAAACAAAAGGACGCTCGTCGGAGTGTGAGACCAGGTGGATGTGCAGGTCGGATTTCCGAAGGAAACTTTTACCGCAGTTTGGTTCCGGACATTTAAACTGCTTGGAATCGGAGTGCAATAGTCGATGCGATTGCAGGGTGCTGCTCGTATAGAAACACTTTGAACAGACGTCGCATTTATAAGTTCGTTCAGCGTGCGTTTTCATGTGATTCAGCAAAGAGCCTCGACACGTAAATCGTGCAGTGCACTTTTCGCAAACATGGCTCTTCTCCCGATAAGCATACGTTTGATGAAGTGTCAGCCGTTGCTCGCTAAGAAATCGCTTGAAGCAAATTTGGCACTCGAATGGTTTTGCGTTGCTTTTGATTCGCATTTTCTCGTGCTCCGCGATCGAGTGCCGTTGCAGCTGTTCGTCCGTTTCAAAGTGCATCTCGCATCCACAGCAAATTATCTTCCCGTCTTGATCCTGTTGCTGCTTTTGTTCCGCTCTCGAAACGAGCTTTTGCACCATCATAACAACCTCCTCCTCGCCAATATCGCTGTCGATCGTGTACTGAATGTCGTCCTCTTCTTGCGTTTCCAGATATTCCTCGCCAAAGTCGTACTCTTCGGTTTCAACCGCTGCTTCAACAGCTTCACTTTCGATCACGGTTTCCGCTTCCTCTTCCTGGACCACCTCAATGCTCACCATTGATTCGCATGCCTTAGTTTCAACCGTGTCCGTTTCGAACTCTGGATCCCCATCAGCATCAGGTTGCGTATGAACAATCAGTTCACTGACTGGATCCAACGAAACCACGAAATCCGCCTCCCTTTTAATTGTAATCGCTGACGACGTTGCAGAAGGGAGCTCCTCCTCAGCTGTTACTGATTCTTCTGTTTCGTCAATGGTTTTGAATGATTCTTGCTTTTCTACTGGCTGCGGTGGGCAGAGCATGCTCATCAGCTGCTCACTTCCCGCGACGTCCTTCAGCACTTCCTCCGCCAGGACAAGACTCTCACCAGCAAcgtttttattttcactttcgcttCCCTTCAACAATTCCTTCTTCAAGTATTGCTCGACCAGCTTCATCctaaaaaataaagcttaaattAGCAACCAACTCAAACCCACCCCCAAACCAGAACGCACTTCTCCCTGCTCTTCTCCAGGGTGCTCCGAAGCTGGCGTTCCGACTCCAGACACTTGCGTCTGACCTTGTAGCACTTCAGTACGTCCTCCGAGCACTCCTTGCAGATGAACCGGGGCAACCCGTCGCCCTTGGCCAGCTGCAGACCGGTGAGCTGGCTCAGCATTTCCGCAATCGGAACCTGCTCCAGCTTGGAAAACACCGAGAGAAACACGTCGGCGTCCTCCAGCAGGCAAACGCGACAGACGTCCATCGGGGCGGATCGAAAGTTActaaaagctttttaaaaactacaattattgcaaatatttctatttaattttcacAACGAAAAAACTCAAGCGCACAGATCGAGCagcaaaaactttgtttttgtttacttgagCATCGGTCGTCAACTGTCGATTTTTTGACAGCGAATACCAGTGACGTTTTGTACAAGGTCCGGTCGAGAATAACTTCAACCAAGGTAAGTGAAGAGGGTAGGAACTTTTacactcttatttgaaattatccGTCAccggaattgggtactaaagccctatgtaaatttttatgtacaacggtaaaaaacacgattaaaaaccatttctgatcttttttttaaatttttatgcaaaaaaagttattgacaacacaacattttttcgatggatcaactatggtccccttggaacgagctgtcaagaaggaccttttctgtcaagaaggaccgcgaggttaatttttcaaaattgatttaaaatccattttaaactctttgtcgTCGTAGGGTTATTGTCACggttattgtactcagaaaaataagctttatccaCCGTCGGTGCTTTatcgttgtaaacaataatatctgcAATCTAAGCTTAATTGTAGGAcccaatttcaatgttttttacaAGCATAAAatagacaaatccagcgaaagctcaacgctgctttttgatggtgagagatttgacagctcccattctaacacacaaagaaaaaatactctaaattttaatagatcgttcgttggattaaaagttcgcgttggtgaatattcgtagaaagttcaaactttttaatttaaaagttgaaaagtttttgatactaccatgcacttctggaacaaaatcgttgtatcggtaaaagttttttacttttattataagaagaaactttttatggcaacaataaataacatttaacattacagtgatgattttcgaaaaatgtgatggattttatttctatttttatttttattttaatattaaaactgcTGCTTATGCTGCTTAACATCGCGGCCTACATTTTGGAGCGCGACAGCGATGTAGAGAACAGGGTggtctcgttgccggccatcatcaggacaggcttggaggagttggccattgggTGTTAATTCGGAAAGGTAAGTCGACGTTTTCCGACTGGGAAGTGAAGCGCCTGAACGGATAGTTCCCGATCACATCGTCCTTCTCGAGAATGGCACAGATGTTGCCAGTTCATCCGgccgaagctgcgccgtcgcgagttgagagtttgcgggcgggagttgctgaaagagtttgaaagtaaattaaattggctagacactgaacacattctcGG
Coding sequences:
- the LOC120423446 gene encoding zinc finger protein with KRAB and SCAN domains 8-like: MDVCRVCLLEDADVFLSVFSKLEQVPIAEMLSQLTGLQLAKGDGLPRFICKECSEDVLKCYKVRRKCLESERQLRSTLEKSREKMKLVEQYLKKELLKGSESENKNVAGESLVLAEEVLKDVAGSEQLMSMLCPPQPVEKQESFKTIDETEESVTAEEELPSATSSAITIKREADFVVSLDPVSELIVHTQPDADGDPEFETDTVETKACESMVSIEVVQEEEAETVIESEAVEAAVETEEYDFGEEYLETQEEDDIQYTIDSDIGEEEVVMMVQKLVSRAEQKQQQDQDGKIICCGCEMHFETDEQLQRHSIAEHEKMRIKSNAKPFECQICFKRFLSEQRLTLHQTYAYREKSHVCEKCTARFTCRGSLLNHMKTHAERTYKCDVCSKCFYTSSTLQSHRLLHSDSKQFKCPEPNCGKSFLRKSDLHIHLVSHSDERPFVCEVCESRFKSKAHLVHHGKVHTREKPYKCAKCDKAFGTYSARNVHQLAHEGIHKYKCEYCDKVYQRNTKLQVHIRRNHTGERPFACDVCPNERFYQNWELTNHKKKVHWMDVKGEADRDDGDECSSSPEVKVKRAKTAKD